The DNA window CCGACGTGCTCGCGGATCTGGTGGGGCGATTCCGCGCTGCCTACGACACTGCGGGATACGCCGCGTCGCGGGTCTACGAGGGCGTACCCGAGACCCTGGCGGCGCTGCGCGAGGCGGGCGTGGCCTGCTACGTCCTGACGCTGAAGCCCACGGCGGCAGCCCGCCGGATCCTGGGTCTCCACGGCCTGCTGCCGTTCTTCGCCGACACCCTGTCGCCCGACGATCCGGCCGATCCCTTCGCCACCAAGGCCGACGGCGCGCGCCTGCTGTGCCGGCGTCACGGCCTGCCGGCCCGCCGCACCGCCCTGGTCGGGGACTCGCCCGACGATCTGGCCGCCGCCCGGGCCTGCGGCCTGGCTTTCCATGCGGCGGGCTACGGGTACGGAGGCATCCGTGCCGACCGCACACTTGACCGCTTCACCGACCTCCTGGAGCCGGCCGGCGGGTGAGGTCGCTGCTCATCACGGGCGGCCGCGGCTACATCGGCCGCAATCTCGCCGAGCAACTGACCGGCTGGGACATCGCGGCGCCCGGGCGCCAGGAGCTGGATCTCCTCGACGAGCGGGCCACGTTCGACTACCTGGCCGCGCACCGCTTCGACGTCGTGCTGCATTGCGCCACGCACAACGCCTCGCGCAACCCCACCGGCGATATCAGCAAGGTGCTTCACAACAACCTGCGGATGTACTTCAACATCCTGCGGGCCGCTGACCATTTCGGGCGGCTGATATACCTTGGCACGGGCTCCGAGTACGACACACGGCACTACCACCCGCTGATGCCCGAAGAGTACTTCGGCACCCACGTTCCGGTCGACGACAACGGCTTCTCCAAATTCGTGATGGCCAGGCACGCCGAGCGCGATCCGCGGATCCTGACGCTGCGCATCTTCGGGGTCTTC is part of the Candidatus Tanganyikabacteria bacterium genome and encodes:
- a CDS encoding HAD family hydrolase, giving the protein MLRAPALRPFDHLVCDLDGTLVDSAPGILAAIRETVPEVLPGWDGAVGPDLIGPPIGEMFARLLGPLAPDVLADLVGRFRAAYDTAGYAASRVYEGVPETLAALREAGVACYVLTLKPTAAARRILGLHGLLPFFADTLSPDDPADPFATKADGARLLCRRHGLPARRTALVGDSPDDLAAARACGLAFHAAGYGYGGIRADRTLDRFTDLLEPAGG
- a CDS encoding NAD(P)-dependent oxidoreductase, giving the protein MLITGGRGYIGRNLAEQLTGWDIAAPGRQELDLLDERATFDYLAAHRFDVVLHCATHNASRNPTGDISKVLHNNLRMYFNILRAADHFGRLIYLGTGSEYDTRHYHPLMPEEYFGTHVPVDDNGFSKFVMARHAERDPRILTLRIFGVFGKYEDWEIRFISNACCKALYDLPITLRQNVRFDYLWIDDLVRLVEWFLDNPAPDPAYNVCTADPVDLLSLAETVREVSGKDVPIRVGQPGFKPEYSGDNRRMLELVGGFAFTDRREAIARLYRWYADHKEAIDPARLAVDK